Proteins from a genomic interval of Pseudomonas versuta:
- the atpG gene encoding F0F1 ATP synthase subunit gamma codes for MAGAKEIRSKIASIKSTQKITSAMEKVAVSKMRKAQMRMAASRPYAERIRQVIGHLANANPEYRHPFMIDREVKRVGYVVVSSDRGLCGGLNTNLFKALVKDMAVNRENGVEIDLCVVGSKGAAFFRNFGGNVVAAISHLGEEPSINDLIGSVKVMLDAYLEGRIDRLSVVSNKFINTMTQQPTVEQLIPLVATPDQELKHHWDYLYEPDAKELLDGLMVRYVESQVYQAVVENSAAEQAARMIAMKNATDNAGDLISDLQLIYNKARQAAITQEISEIVGGAAAV; via the coding sequence ATGGCAGGCGCAAAAGAGATTCGCAGTAAGATTGCGAGCATCAAAAGCACGCAAAAGATTACCAGCGCCATGGAAAAAGTGGCGGTCAGCAAAATGCGCAAGGCACAAATGCGCATGGCTGCTAGCCGTCCTTATGCGGAGCGCATCCGCCAGGTTATTGGGCATTTGGCCAACGCCAACCCGGAATACCGCCACCCTTTCATGATCGACCGCGAAGTTAAGCGTGTAGGTTATGTGGTTGTGAGCAGTGACCGTGGTTTGTGCGGTGGTTTGAATACCAACCTGTTCAAGGCTTTGGTCAAGGACATGGCGGTAAACCGTGAAAACGGCGTCGAGATTGATCTGTGCGTGGTCGGCAGCAAAGGTGCGGCTTTTTTCCGTAACTTCGGCGGTAATGTCGTCGCTGCAATCAGCCATCTGGGTGAAGAACCGTCGATCAATGACTTGATCGGCAGCGTTAAGGTGATGCTGGATGCTTACCTGGAAGGCCGTATTGATCGCCTGTCCGTGGTGTCCAACAAGTTCATCAATACCATGACGCAACAGCCGACTGTGGAGCAATTGATTCCACTGGTGGCGACCCCGGATCAAGAACTCAAGCACCACTGGGACTATCTCTACGAACCGGACGCCAAAGAGCTGCTAGACGGCTTGATGGTTCGTTACGTGGAGTCGCAGGTGTACCAGGCGGTGGTCGAGAACAGTGCAGCTGAACAAGCTGCGCGGATGATCGCGATGAAGAACGCCACTGATAACGCCGGTGATTTGATCAGCGATTTGCAGCTGATCTACAACAAGGCGCGTCAGGCTGCGATCACCCAAGAGATCTCGGAAATCGTCGGCGGCGCTGCCGCGGTTTAA
- the atpA gene encoding F0F1 ATP synthase subunit alpha gives MQQLNPSEISEIIKGRIEKLDVTSQARNEGTIVSVSDGIVRIHGLADVMYGEMIEFPGSVFGMALNLEQDSVGAVVLGAYTTLAEGMSAKCTGRILEVPVGKELLGRVVDALGNPVDGKGPLNNTETDAVEKVAPGVIWRKSVDQPVQTGYKAVDAMIPVGRGQRELIIGDRQIGKTALAIDAIINQKNSGIFCVYVAIGQKQSTIANVVRKLEENGALANTIVVAASASESAALQFLAPYSGCTMGEYFRDRGEDALIVYDDLSKQAVAYRQISLLLRRPPGREAYPGDVFYLHSRLLERASRVSEEYVEKFTNGAVTGKTGSLTALPIIETQAGDVSAFVPTNVISITDGQIFLESAMFNSGIRPAVNAGVSVSRVGGAAQTKIIKKLSGGIRTALAQYRELAAFAQFASDLDEATRKQLEHGQRVTELMKQKQYAPMSIADMALSLYAAERGFLTDVEITKIGSFEQALIAYFNRDHAELMAKINVKGDFNDEIDSGIKAGIEKFKATQTW, from the coding sequence ATGCAGCAACTCAATCCTTCCGAAATAAGTGAAATTATCAAGGGCCGCATCGAAAAACTCGATGTGACCTCCCAAGCCCGTAACGAAGGCACCATCGTCAGCGTATCTGACGGTATTGTGCGGATTCACGGTCTGGCCGACGTAATGTATGGCGAGATGATCGAGTTTCCGGGCAGCGTCTTCGGCATGGCCCTCAACCTGGAGCAAGACTCTGTAGGTGCTGTTGTATTGGGCGCATACACGACTCTGGCTGAAGGCATGAGCGCCAAGTGCACTGGCCGTATCCTGGAAGTTCCGGTTGGTAAGGAACTGCTGGGTCGCGTTGTCGACGCACTGGGTAACCCAGTTGATGGCAAAGGTCCGCTGAACAACACCGAGACTGATGCAGTCGAGAAAGTTGCTCCAGGCGTGATCTGGCGTAAGTCGGTAGACCAGCCTGTACAGACTGGCTACAAGGCTGTCGATGCCATGATCCCTGTCGGCCGTGGCCAGCGTGAGCTGATCATCGGTGACCGTCAGATCGGTAAAACCGCTCTGGCGATCGACGCGATCATCAACCAGAAGAACAGCGGCATTTTCTGTGTATACGTTGCGATCGGTCAGAAACAATCGACTATCGCCAACGTGGTTCGCAAGCTGGAAGAAAACGGCGCGTTGGCTAACACCATCGTCGTTGCTGCCAGTGCTTCCGAATCCGCAGCGCTGCAGTTCCTGGCACCGTACTCCGGTTGCACCATGGGCGAATACTTCCGCGACCGCGGTGAAGACGCACTGATCGTTTATGACGATCTGTCCAAGCAAGCAGTGGCTTACCGCCAGATTTCCCTGCTGCTGCGCCGTCCACCAGGCCGTGAAGCTTACCCGGGCGACGTGTTCTATCTCCACTCCCGTCTTCTGGAGCGCGCATCCCGCGTATCCGAAGAGTACGTAGAGAAGTTCACCAACGGCGCAGTGACCGGCAAAACCGGTTCCCTGACCGCACTGCCGATCATCGAAACTCAGGCTGGCGACGTTTCCGCGTTCGTTCCGACCAACGTGATTTCCATCACTGACGGTCAGATCTTCCTGGAATCGGCCATGTTCAACTCCGGGATCCGTCCTGCAGTGAACGCCGGTGTTTCGGTATCCCGTGTGGGTGGTGCCGCTCAGACCAAGATCATCAAGAAGCTGTCCGGTGGTATCCGTACCGCTCTGGCTCAGTACCGTGAACTGGCGGCATTCGCCCAGTTCGCATCTGACCTGGACGAAGCGACCCGTAAGCAACTTGAGCATGGTCAGCGCGTTACCGAGCTGATGAAGCAGAAGCAATACGCACCTATGTCGATCGCTGACATGGCGCTGTCGCTGTATGCCGCTGAGCGTGGGTTCCTGACTGACGTCGAAATCACCAAGATCGGTAGCTTTGAACAAGCGCTGATTGCTTACTTCAACCGCGATCACGCCGAGCTTATGGCGAAGATCAACGTTAAAGGTGACTTCAATGACGAAATCGATTCTGGCATCAAAGCCGGTATCGAGAAGTTCAAGGCCACCCAAACCTGGTAA
- a CDS encoding F0F1 ATP synthase subunit delta, which yields MAELTTLARPYAKAAFEHAQAHQQLASWSAMLGLAAAVSQDDTMQRVLKAPRLTSAEKAATFIDVCGDKFDVKMQNFIHVVAENDRLPLLPEIAALFDLYKAEQEKSVDVEVTSAFTLDQEQQDKLAKVLSARLNREVRLQVAEDASLIGGVIIRAGDLVIDGSVRGKLASLAEALKS from the coding sequence ATGGCAGAATTGACCACGTTGGCCCGACCTTACGCTAAGGCAGCCTTCGAGCACGCCCAGGCCCACCAGCAACTGGCCTCTTGGTCAGCCATGCTCGGCCTGGCTGCAGCAGTGTCGCAAGACGACACTATGCAGCGCGTGCTCAAGGCCCCGCGACTGACGAGCGCAGAAAAGGCCGCCACGTTTATTGACGTGTGCGGCGACAAGTTCGATGTGAAAATGCAGAACTTCATCCACGTCGTTGCCGAAAACGACCGTCTCCCGCTATTGCCGGAGATTGCCGCTCTGTTTGACCTGTACAAGGCCGAACAAGAGAAGTCGGTAGACGTTGAAGTGACCAGTGCTTTTACATTGGACCAAGAACAGCAAGACAAACTCGCCAAGGTTCTCAGTGCACGACTCAACCGGGAAGTGCGCCTGCAAGTTGCGGAGGATGCCAGCCTTATAGGTGGTGTCATCATCCGCGCCGGCGACCTGGTTATCGATGGCTCGGTTCGCGGAAAACTCGCAAGCCTTGCCGAAGCATTGAAATCTTGA
- a CDS encoding F0F1 ATP synthase subunit B yields the protein MNINATLIGQSVAFFIFVLFCMKFVWPPVIAALQERQKKIAAGLDAANRAARDLELAQDKAGQQLREAKAQAAEIIEQAKKRGTQIVDEAREQARVEADRVKAQAQAEIEQEINSVKDALRAQLGSLAVEGAEKILGATIDQNAHAELVNKLAAEI from the coding sequence GTGAACATTAATGCAACCCTGATTGGCCAGTCCGTTGCGTTCTTCATTTTTGTACTGTTTTGCATGAAGTTCGTGTGGCCTCCGGTCATCGCGGCATTGCAAGAACGTCAGAAGAAGATTGCGGCTGGACTGGACGCTGCTAACCGAGCAGCTCGCGACCTGGAGTTGGCCCAAGATAAAGCGGGTCAACAACTGCGCGAAGCTAAGGCTCAAGCAGCTGAAATCATTGAGCAAGCCAAGAAACGCGGTACTCAGATCGTAGACGAAGCCCGTGAACAGGCTCGCGTTGAAGCTGACCGTGTGAAGGCTCAGGCTCAGGCCGAGATCGAACAGGAAATCAACAGTGTCAAAGACGCGCTGCGTGCCCAATTGGGTAGCCTGGCCGTTGAAGGCGCTGAAAAGATCCTGGGTGCCACAATCGATCAAAACGCGCACGCGGAGCTGGTTAATAAACTGGCTGCTGAAATTTAA
- the atpE gene encoding F0F1 ATP synthase subunit C yields METVVGLTAIAVALLIGLGALGTAIGFGLLGGKFLEGAARQPEMVPMLQVKMFIVAGLLDAVTMIGVGIALFFTFANPFVGQLAG; encoded by the coding sequence ATGGAAACTGTAGTTGGTCTAACCGCTATCGCTGTTGCACTGTTGATCGGCCTGGGCGCACTGGGTACCGCAATTGGTTTCGGCCTGTTGGGCGGCAAGTTCCTGGAAGGCGCAGCGCGTCAGCCAGAAATGGTTCCAATGCTGCAAGTTAAAATGTTCATCGTTGCCGGTCTGCTCGACGCCGTAACCATGATCGGTGTTGGTATTGCACTGTTCTTCACCTTCGCGAACCCCTTCGTTGGTCAACTCGCTGGCTAA
- the atpB gene encoding F0F1 ATP synthase subunit A, protein MAETTASGYIQHHLQNLTFGQLPDGGWGFAHTVAEAKSMGFWAFHVDTLGWSLFVGLIFILVFRMAAKKATSGQPGALQNFVEVLVEFVDGSVKDSFHGRSAVIAPLALTIFVWVFLMNAIDLIPVDWIPQLAILITGDEHFPFRAVPTTDPNATMGMALSVFALIIFYSIKIKGIGGFVGELTLHPFGSKNIFIQALLIPVNFLLEFVTLIAKPISLALRLFGNMYAGELVFILIAVMFGSGLLWLSGLGVVLQWAWAVFHILIITLQAFIFMMLTIVYLSMAHEDNH, encoded by the coding sequence ATGGCAGAAACAACCGCTTCGGGCTATATCCAGCACCACTTACAGAACCTGACCTTCGGGCAGCTACCTGATGGTGGCTGGGGCTTTGCTCACACCGTTGCAGAAGCTAAATCAATGGGCTTTTGGGCGTTCCATGTCGATACTCTCGGCTGGTCGCTGTTTGTCGGTCTGATCTTCATCCTCGTATTCCGCATGGCGGCCAAGAAGGCAACTTCCGGTCAGCCAGGCGCTCTGCAGAACTTCGTGGAAGTACTGGTGGAGTTCGTTGATGGCAGCGTGAAAGACAGTTTCCACGGTCGTAGTGCAGTTATCGCTCCACTGGCACTGACAATTTTCGTCTGGGTGTTCCTGATGAACGCCATCGACCTGATCCCGGTTGACTGGATTCCTCAGTTGGCGATTTTGATCACGGGCGATGAGCACTTCCCGTTCCGTGCCGTACCGACGACTGATCCGAACGCAACCATGGGCATGGCCCTGTCGGTATTCGCGCTGATCATCTTCTACAGCATCAAAATCAAGGGCATCGGCGGCTTCGTCGGTGAGCTGACCCTGCACCCTTTTGGCAGCAAGAATATCTTTATTCAAGCGCTGCTGATTCCGGTGAACTTCCTGCTCGAATTCGTGACGCTGATTGCCAAGCCAATCTCGCTGGCACTGCGTCTGTTCGGCAATATGTATGCTGGCGAACTGGTATTTATCCTGATCGCCGTAATGTTCGGCAGCGGCCTGCTTTGGCTTAGCGGTCTGGGCGTGGTGCTGCAATGGGCGTGGGCTGTATTCCACATCCTGATCATCACCTTGCAAGCGTTCATCTTCATGATGTTGACCATCGTTTACTTGTCGATGGCACACGAAGATAACCACTAA
- a CDS encoding F0F1 ATP synthase subunit I, protein METRTPNRLPFHRLAVFPVLLAQFVVLLLAALGLWQWHGVVAGYSGLCGGLIALLPNVYFAHRAFRFSGARAAQAIVRSFYAGEAGKLILTAVLFALTFAGVKPLAPLAVFGVFVLTQLVSWFAPLLMRTTLSRP, encoded by the coding sequence ATGGAAACCCGCACGCCAAACCGCTTGCCGTTCCATCGCTTGGCGGTATTTCCAGTTTTACTGGCTCAATTTGTCGTTTTATTGCTGGCTGCTCTGGGGCTCTGGCAATGGCATGGAGTCGTAGCCGGATATTCAGGACTCTGCGGAGGCCTGATTGCTTTGCTACCCAATGTGTATTTTGCTCACAGAGCTTTCCGGTTTTCCGGCGCTCGAGCAGCGCAAGCCATCGTCCGGTCGTTTTACGCCGGTGAGGCAGGCAAATTAATTTTGACGGCAGTGCTGTTCGCGCTGACGTTTGCAGGTGTGAAGCCATTGGCGCCGTTAGCTGTTTTCGGTGTCTTCGTGCTGACCCAACTGGTCAGCTGGTTCGCTCCCCTGCTAATGAGAACAACACTTTCGAGACCTTAG
- a CDS encoding ParB/RepB/Spo0J family partition protein produces the protein MAVKKRGLGRGLDALLSGPTVSSLEEQAVKVDQSELQHLPLDLIQRGKYQPRRDMDPQALEELASSIKSQGVMQPIVVRPIAGGRFEIIAGERRWRASQQAGKDTIPAMVKDVPDETAIAMALIENIQREDLNPIEEAVALQRLQQEFQLTQQQVADAVGKSRVSVANLLRLISLPEVIKTMLSHGDLEMGHARALLGLPENQQVEGARHVVARGLTVRQTEALVRQWLSGKQEPAEPVKADPDITRLEQRLAERLGSAVQIRHGKKGKGQLVIGYNSLDELQGVLAHIR, from the coding sequence ATGGCCGTCAAGAAACGAGGTCTCGGACGCGGACTGGATGCTCTCCTGAGTGGTCCTACGGTCAGCTCGCTGGAAGAGCAAGCGGTCAAGGTCGATCAAAGCGAACTGCAACATTTGCCTCTGGACTTGATCCAGCGCGGTAAATACCAGCCTCGTCGAGACATGGACCCCCAGGCACTTGAAGAACTGGCGAGTTCGATCAAGTCTCAGGGCGTGATGCAGCCGATCGTGGTGCGTCCGATCGCTGGCGGGCGTTTTGAGATCATTGCCGGTGAGCGCCGCTGGCGCGCAAGCCAGCAAGCGGGTAAAGACACTATCCCGGCGATGGTCAAAGATGTGCCGGATGAAACTGCCATCGCGATGGCATTGATCGAAAACATCCAGCGTGAAGACCTCAATCCGATTGAGGAAGCTGTGGCCTTGCAACGTTTGCAGCAAGAGTTCCAGCTGACTCAGCAACAAGTGGCCGATGCTGTGGGTAAGTCCCGAGTGTCTGTGGCTAACTTGTTACGGTTGATTTCATTGCCGGAAGTGATCAAAACCATGCTGTCCCATGGCGACCTTGAAATGGGTCATGCTCGGGCATTGCTCGGTTTGCCTGAAAATCAACAGGTTGAAGGGGCGCGACACGTTGTCGCACGCGGCCTGACAGTGCGTCAGACCGAAGCTCTGGTTCGCCAGTGGTTGAGCGGCAAGCAAGAGCCTGCTGAACCGGTCAAAGCTGATCCGGATATTACCCGGCTCGAGCAGCGTCTGGCCGAGCGCCTAGGCTCTGCGGTGCAGATCCGCCACGGAAAGAAGGGAAAGGGCCAGTTAGTAATTGGTTACAACTCTCTTGACGAGCTTCAAGGGGTGCTTGCTCACATCCGCTGA
- a CDS encoding ParA family protein, whose amino-acid sequence MAKVFAIANQKGGVGKTTTCINLAASLVATKRRVLLIDLDPQGNATMGSGVDKHGLENSVYDLLIGECDLAEAMHYSEHGGYQLLPANRDLTAAEVVLLEMQMKESRLRTALAPVRESYDYILIDCPPSLSMLTLNALVAADGVIIPMQCEYFALEGLSDLVDNIKRIAELLNPNLKIEGLLRTMYDPRLSLMNDVSAQLKEHFGEQLYDTVIPRNIRLAEAPSYGMPALAYDKNSRGAIAYLALAGELVRRQRRTSRTAQPT is encoded by the coding sequence ATGGCTAAGGTATTCGCAATAGCGAACCAAAAGGGTGGTGTGGGTAAAACCACCACCTGTATCAACCTCGCAGCATCGCTGGTCGCGACCAAGCGCCGCGTGCTGCTGATCGACCTCGATCCACAGGGCAACGCCACCATGGGTAGCGGTGTGGATAAACATGGTCTCGAGAATTCGGTTTACGACCTGTTGATCGGTGAGTGTGATCTGGCCGAAGCCATGCACTACTCCGAGCACGGTGGTTACCAGCTGTTGCCGGCTAACCGCGATCTGACTGCGGCAGAGGTCGTGCTGCTCGAAATGCAGATGAAAGAAAGCCGTCTGCGTACTGCGTTAGCGCCGGTTCGTGAGAGCTACGACTACATCCTGATTGATTGCCCGCCGTCGCTGTCGATGCTGACCTTGAACGCCCTGGTTGCTGCCGATGGGGTAATTATCCCCATGCAGTGCGAGTATTTCGCACTTGAAGGCTTGAGCGATCTTGTGGATAACATCAAGCGTATCGCTGAGCTGTTGAACCCGAACCTGAAAATCGAAGGTTTGCTGCGGACCATGTACGATCCGCGTCTGAGTCTGATGAACGATGTTTCGGCCCAGCTCAAGGAACACTTCGGTGAGCAACTTTATGACACCGTGATTCCGCGCAATATTCGTCTGGCAGAAGCGCCAAGCTACGGCATGCCTGCTCTGGCCTATGACAAAAACTCCCGTGGCGCGATTGCTTACCTTGCCCTGGCGGGCGAGCTGGTTCGTCGTCAACGTCGTACCTCCCGCACTGCTCAGCCAACTTAA
- the rsmG gene encoding 16S rRNA (guanine(527)-N(7))-methyltransferase RsmG, which produces MSSLVTAQHAEELSTGARQLGVTLTESQHQQLLAYLALLIKWNKAYNLTAVRNPDEMVSRHLLDSLSVMPFIEDGRWLDVGSGGGMPGIPLAILFPGSQVTCLDSNGKKTRFLTQVKLELKLDNLQVIHSRVEDFQPAQPFTGIVSRAFSSMENFSNWTRHLGDSETRWLAMKGVHPADELVALPSDFRLDGEHALTVPGCQGQRHLLILRRTA; this is translated from the coding sequence TTGAGTTCGCTGGTTACCGCACAACACGCTGAAGAGTTATCCACAGGTGCACGCCAGCTGGGCGTCACTCTGACCGAGAGCCAGCACCAGCAGTTGCTGGCTTATCTCGCCCTGTTGATCAAATGGAACAAGGCCTACAACCTTACGGCTGTGCGTAACCCGGACGAAATGGTTTCACGCCATTTGCTCGACAGTCTGAGCGTGATGCCTTTCATCGAAGACGGCCGCTGGCTGGACGTTGGTAGTGGCGGCGGCATGCCGGGGATTCCCTTGGCAATCCTGTTTCCCGGGTCTCAAGTGACTTGCCTGGACAGCAACGGCAAGAAAACCCGCTTCCTGACTCAGGTCAAACTCGAGCTCAAGCTGGATAACCTGCAAGTTATCCACAGTCGTGTCGAAGACTTCCAGCCTGCACAGCCGTTCACTGGAATTGTGTCCAGGGCTTTCAGCAGTATGGAAAACTTCAGCAACTGGACGCGTCACCTGGGTGACAGCGAAACGCGCTGGTTGGCAATGAAGGGCGTTCATCCGGCTGATGAGCTGGTAGCATTGCCGTCTGATTTTCGTCTCGATGGCGAACACGCCTTGACCGTTCCGGGTTGCCAAGGCCAACGCCATCTGCTGATACTGCGCCGCACGGCATGA
- the mnmG gene encoding tRNA uridine-5-carboxymethylaminomethyl(34) synthesis enzyme MnmG, producing the protein MNFPSRFAVIVIGGGHAGTEAALASARMGVKTLLLTHNVETLGQMSCNPAIGGIGKSHLVKEIDALGGAMAIATDKGGIQFRVLNGRKGPAVRATRAQADRILYKAAVREILENQPNLWIFQQAADDLIVEQDQVRGVVTQMGLRFMADAVVLTTGTFLGGLIHIGMQNYSGGRAGDPPSIALAQRLRELPLRVGRLKTGTPPRIDGRSVDFSVMTEQPGDTPIPVMSFMGSKQQHPAQVSCWITHTNARTHEIIAANLDRSPMYSGVIEGIGPRYCPSIEDKIHRFADKESHQVFIEPEGLTTHELYPNGISTSLPFDVQIQIVQSIRGMENAHIVRPGYAIEYDYFDPRDLKYSLETKVIGGLFFAGQINGTTGYEEAGAQGLLAGANAALLAQGKDSWCPRRDEAYIGVLVDDLITLGTQEPYRMFTSRAEYRLILREDNADMRLTEKGRELGLVDDARWAAFCTKRESIEQEEQRLKSTWVRPGTEQGDAIAARFGTPLTHEYNLLNLLTRPEIDYVGLIEVTGQGATDPLVAEQVEIKTKYAGYIDRQQDEIARLRASENTKLPVDIDYTNISGLSKEIQSKLGATRPETLGQASRIPGVTPAAISLLMIHLKKRGAGRKLEQNA; encoded by the coding sequence GTGAATTTCCCTTCCCGTTTTGCAGTGATCGTCATCGGCGGCGGTCACGCCGGAACCGAGGCTGCACTTGCTTCAGCACGCATGGGCGTAAAAACCCTGCTGTTGACCCACAACGTGGAAACCCTCGGGCAAATGAGCTGCAATCCTGCAATTGGCGGGATTGGTAAAAGCCATCTGGTCAAAGAGATCGATGCCCTGGGCGGCGCGATGGCTATTGCCACCGATAAAGGCGGTATTCAGTTCCGCGTACTCAATGGCCGCAAAGGCCCGGCAGTGCGCGCAACCCGTGCACAGGCTGACCGCATCCTCTACAAGGCTGCAGTACGTGAAATTTTGGAAAACCAGCCCAACCTGTGGATATTTCAACAAGCGGCTGATGACCTGATCGTTGAACAGGATCAGGTACGTGGCGTAGTGACCCAGATGGGCCTGCGTTTCATGGCCGATGCCGTGGTTTTGACCACAGGTACTTTCCTCGGTGGACTTATCCACATCGGAATGCAGAACTATTCAGGCGGCCGGGCCGGTGATCCACCTTCGATTGCCCTGGCACAGCGCCTGCGTGAACTGCCGCTACGGGTAGGTCGCCTAAAAACCGGCACTCCTCCACGTATCGATGGCCGCTCGGTAGATTTTTCGGTAATGACCGAACAACCGGGTGATACCCCGATTCCAGTGATGTCGTTCATGGGGAGCAAACAACAGCATCCGGCACAAGTCAGTTGCTGGATTACCCATACCAACGCCCGCACCCACGAAATCATTGCGGCCAACCTTGATCGCTCACCCATGTATTCGGGTGTGATTGAAGGCATTGGTCCGCGCTACTGCCCATCCATCGAAGACAAGATCCATCGCTTTGCCGACAAGGAAAGCCATCAGGTCTTTATCGAACCGGAAGGTTTGACGACTCACGAGTTGTATCCGAACGGGATTTCCACTTCCTTGCCGTTCGATGTACAGATCCAGATCGTGCAGTCGATCCGTGGCATGGAAAACGCCCACATCGTGCGTCCGGGCTATGCCATCGAATATGACTATTTCGATCCGCGCGACCTGAAATACAGCCTCGAAACCAAGGTGATCGGCGGTTTGTTCTTTGCAGGACAAATCAATGGCACTACAGGTTACGAAGAAGCCGGGGCGCAAGGTTTGCTCGCTGGTGCCAACGCCGCATTGCTTGCACAGGGCAAAGACAGCTGGTGCCCGCGTCGCGACGAGGCCTACATCGGAGTGCTGGTTGACGACCTGATTACATTGGGAACTCAAGAACCGTACCGGATGTTTACCTCCCGTGCCGAATACCGCCTGATCCTGCGCGAAGACAACGCCGATATGCGTCTGACCGAAAAAGGGCGCGAGCTTGGACTGGTTGATGACGCTCGCTGGGCGGCGTTTTGCACCAAGCGCGAAAGCATCGAGCAGGAAGAACAACGCTTGAAAAGCACCTGGGTTCGCCCGGGTACTGAACAGGGTGATGCCATTGCAGCCCGGTTTGGTACGCCTTTGACCCATGAATACAATTTGCTGAACCTGCTGACCCGTCCTGAAATTGACTACGTCGGCCTGATCGAAGTGACCGGGCAGGGCGCAACCGATCCCCTGGTCGCCGAGCAGGTTGAAATCAAGACCAAGTACGCCGGTTACATCGATCGTCAGCAGGATGAGATTGCCCGTCTGCGGGCCAGTGAAAACACCAAGCTGCCTGTGGATATCGATTACACGAACATTTCCGGGCTGTCGAAAGAGATCCAGAGCAAGCTGGGTGCTACGCGTCCCGAGACGCTGGGCCAGGCTTCGCGCATTCCCGGTGTGACACCCGCAGCGATTTCCCTGTTGATGATTCACCTGAAAAAACGCGGCGCTGGCCGCAAGTTGGAGCAAAACGCTTGA